The following proteins are co-located in the Egibacteraceae bacterium genome:
- a CDS encoding SDR family oxidoreductase — MAGVEGRVVVITGAGGGLGRQHALLFAQRGAKVVVNDVGGARDGTGTGTGTEMADAVVAEITDAGGEAVANYDNVATAAGGQAIVQTALDTYEQIDVVVNNAGILRDVTFHKMTDSQWHGVLQVHLYGTYFVTHAAWPHLRGQGYGRVIVTTSTTGLYGNFGQANYGAAKLAVVGLINTLALEGRKYDITANAVAPVAATRMTEDVLPEEMLATFDPAYISPLVVHLASQECTATGEVVLAGGGNYARVRYVQAKGAQFDAVPTVEDIAAGWDRVMDMEGAEPGTPLSG; from the coding sequence ATGGCCGGAGTCGAGGGACGCGTCGTCGTCATCACCGGAGCGGGCGGGGGCCTCGGGCGCCAGCACGCGCTGCTGTTCGCCCAGCGGGGCGCCAAGGTCGTGGTCAACGACGTCGGCGGGGCGCGTGACGGCACCGGCACCGGCACCGGCACCGAGATGGCCGACGCCGTCGTGGCCGAGATCACCGACGCCGGTGGAGAGGCCGTCGCCAACTACGACAACGTCGCCACCGCCGCCGGCGGCCAGGCGATCGTGCAGACGGCCCTGGACACCTACGAGCAGATCGACGTGGTGGTGAACAACGCCGGGATCCTGCGCGACGTGACCTTCCACAAGATGACCGACTCGCAGTGGCACGGCGTGCTCCAGGTGCACCTGTACGGTACCTATTTCGTCACGCATGCCGCCTGGCCCCACCTGCGCGGGCAGGGCTACGGGCGGGTGATCGTCACGACCTCCACGACCGGCCTCTACGGCAACTTCGGCCAGGCCAACTACGGGGCCGCCAAGCTCGCGGTGGTCGGCCTGATCAACACCCTGGCGCTGGAGGGGCGCAAGTACGACATCACCGCCAACGCCGTGGCCCCTGTCGCCGCGACCCGCATGACCGAGGACGTCCTGCCCGAGGAGATGCTCGCCACGTTCGACCCGGCCTACATCTCCCCCCTGGTGGTCCACCTCGCGAGCCAGGAGTGCACCGCCACGGGCGAGGTCGTGCTCGCCGGCGGGGGCAACTACGCCCGCGTGCGCTACGTGCAGGCCAAGGGTGCCCAGTTCGACGCCGTCCCGACCGTGGAGGACATCGCCGCCGGCTGGGACCGGGTCATGGACATGGAGGGCGCCGAGCCCGGCACACCGCTGTCGGGCTAG